The Manis javanica isolate MJ-LG chromosome 2, MJ_LKY, whole genome shotgun sequence genome contains a region encoding:
- the WDR31 gene encoding WD repeat-containing protein 31 isoform X1 has protein sequence MGKLQSKIKHSTYKYSRPDGIVAERMPTKACPEYSPAHTDTVSVVATLNSDLCISGGKDKTVVAYNWRTGKVVKRFRGHDREITKIACIHKSNQFFSASRDRMVMMWDLHDSSQPRQQFCGHAMVVTGLAVSPDSSQLCTGSRDNTMLLWDVGTGQCVERASVSRNLVTHLCWVPREPYILQTSEDKTIRLWDSRGLQVAHMFSTKQHIQTYCEVSEDGHTCISCSNGFEGEGCEATLWDLRQTRNRICEYKGHFQTVASCVFLPRALALTPLIATSSHDCKVKIWNQDTGACLFTMSLDGSGPLTSLAVGDTISLLCASFSRGIHLLRVDRSRGLELREVAAF, from the exons ATGGGGAAACTGCAAAGCAAAATCAAACACAGCACTTACAAATACAG CAGGCCCGATGGAATTGTAGCAGAGAGAATGCCAACTAAAGCCTGTCCAGAGTATAGCCCAGCTCACACGGATACCGTCTCTGTTGTTGCCACTCTGAACTCGGACCTGTGCATCTCCGGAGGGAAAGATAAG ACTGTTGTGGCCTATAATTGGAGAACTGGAAAAGTGGTGAAAAGGTTCAGAGGACATGATCGTGAAATCACCAAG ATAGCCTGTATTCACAAATCAAACCAGTTCTTCAGTGCCTCTCGCGACAGGATGGTCATGATGTGGGACTTGCATGATTCCTCACAACCGAGGCAGCAGTTCTGTGGCCACGCCATGGTGGTCACCGGATTGGCTGTGAGTCCAG ACTCATCACAGCTGTGCACTGGCTCTCGGGACAACACCATGCTTCTGTGGGATGTGGGGACTGGACAGTGTGTGGAGAGAGCTTCAGTCTCCAGGAATCTG GTCACTCACCTGTGCTGGGTCCCCAGAGAACCATATATACTACAGACATCTGAAGATAAAACCATCAG ATTATGGGACAGTCGGGGACTGCAGGTAGCTCATATGTTTTCCACAAAACAGCACATTCAGACCTACTGCGAGGTCAGTGAGGATGGACACACATGTATCTCCTGCAGCAACGGCTTTGAAGGGGAAGGCTGTGAAGCCACA TTGTGGGACCTAAGGCAGACACGGAACAGAATATGTGAGTATAAAGGACATTTCCAGACTGTTGCATCCTGTGTCTTCCTACCAAGAGCATTGGCCTTGACACCTTTAATTGCTACCTCATCACATGACTGCAAAGTGAAGATTTGGAACCAAGACACTGGAG cctgCCTTTTCACCATGTCTTTGGATGGATCAGGACCTTTGACTTCCCTGGCTGTTGGTGACACCATCTCCTTACTGTGTGCAAGTTTCAGCAGAGGGATTCACTTACTCCGAGTGGACCGCAGCCGAGGGCTGGAACTGCGAGAAGTGGCAGCATTCTGA
- the WDR31 gene encoding WD repeat-containing protein 31 isoform X2, translated as MGKLQSKIKHSTYKYRPDGIVAERMPTKACPEYSPAHTDTVSVVATLNSDLCISGGKDKTVVAYNWRTGKVVKRFRGHDREITKIACIHKSNQFFSASRDRMVMMWDLHDSSQPRQQFCGHAMVVTGLAVSPDSSQLCTGSRDNTMLLWDVGTGQCVERASVSRNLVTHLCWVPREPYILQTSEDKTIRLWDSRGLQVAHMFSTKQHIQTYCEVSEDGHTCISCSNGFEGEGCEATLWDLRQTRNRICEYKGHFQTVASCVFLPRALALTPLIATSSHDCKVKIWNQDTGACLFTMSLDGSGPLTSLAVGDTISLLCASFSRGIHLLRVDRSRGLELREVAAF; from the exons ATGGGGAAACTGCAAAGCAAAATCAAACACAGCACTTACAAATACAG GCCCGATGGAATTGTAGCAGAGAGAATGCCAACTAAAGCCTGTCCAGAGTATAGCCCAGCTCACACGGATACCGTCTCTGTTGTTGCCACTCTGAACTCGGACCTGTGCATCTCCGGAGGGAAAGATAAG ACTGTTGTGGCCTATAATTGGAGAACTGGAAAAGTGGTGAAAAGGTTCAGAGGACATGATCGTGAAATCACCAAG ATAGCCTGTATTCACAAATCAAACCAGTTCTTCAGTGCCTCTCGCGACAGGATGGTCATGATGTGGGACTTGCATGATTCCTCACAACCGAGGCAGCAGTTCTGTGGCCACGCCATGGTGGTCACCGGATTGGCTGTGAGTCCAG ACTCATCACAGCTGTGCACTGGCTCTCGGGACAACACCATGCTTCTGTGGGATGTGGGGACTGGACAGTGTGTGGAGAGAGCTTCAGTCTCCAGGAATCTG GTCACTCACCTGTGCTGGGTCCCCAGAGAACCATATATACTACAGACATCTGAAGATAAAACCATCAG ATTATGGGACAGTCGGGGACTGCAGGTAGCTCATATGTTTTCCACAAAACAGCACATTCAGACCTACTGCGAGGTCAGTGAGGATGGACACACATGTATCTCCTGCAGCAACGGCTTTGAAGGGGAAGGCTGTGAAGCCACA TTGTGGGACCTAAGGCAGACACGGAACAGAATATGTGAGTATAAAGGACATTTCCAGACTGTTGCATCCTGTGTCTTCCTACCAAGAGCATTGGCCTTGACACCTTTAATTGCTACCTCATCACATGACTGCAAAGTGAAGATTTGGAACCAAGACACTGGAG cctgCCTTTTCACCATGTCTTTGGATGGATCAGGACCTTTGACTTCCCTGGCTGTTGGTGACACCATCTCCTTACTGTGTGCAAGTTTCAGCAGAGGGATTCACTTACTCCGAGTGGACCGCAGCCGAGGGCTGGAACTGCGAGAAGTGGCAGCATTCTGA